Genomic DNA from Mycobacteroides chelonae CCUG 47445:
CGAGCTCCTCCAGCCGGGCACGGACCGCCGAGGTGAACTTCTTGGTCTCCGCGTCCTTGGGCGCCCTGTCGAGCACGGCCTGCAGGGACTGCTCGGCGCCGGCGATACGAGCCGACAACTCCGCCCCGAACCCCGAGTACTGGCCAAGCTCCGCCAGCGGTATCCCGAGGCGGTCGGCGCGGCGTTGATCCAACACCCCACGGACCGCGATCGCGCCCTTGTACAACACCGGTAGCAGCACCGGGGCCAGCAGCCGCACCACCGTCAGCGTGCGCCTGATCCGGGTGGGTGAGAGCAGCTTGCCCTCACGCACTGCCCTGAGCTGGTCCTGGGCGATCTGCCGCTGGGCCTTCAACGTCGCCAGCTCTGTCTTGCGTGAGTCACGCCGGGCGGCGGATTCAGAGCGCGCTTGCATGTGCATCCGTCGCCGGTCGTTACGCGCCGCCAAGCGGGCTTCGAGCTTGGCTTTCGCCTTCAGAGCCCGAGCCTCGGCGCGTTTTGTCGAGCGGCTCTTGCGGCTGGTGAGAAAACCCATCCCAGCGGCCTCCGTTCATCGCGTTGCGAGTGTGGCGCTAACCCTAGCGCGCCGACCTGCGCTGGCCCCCTGCGGATAGGGCGGCGTATTTAGGTGGTCGCGCCGCGCGCTGCAAAGGTTCCCCGCGGCCCCCAGCGAAGTCCAGGCAGCAATCATTTAGGCGGCTCAAGGGGAACATGAGGTGAAAGGGCCCACAATTCGTCACAGATATTTGACCTGCGAGCAAATCACCGGCATGCTGTTCGCCGTGGGGCGACATCGTGCAAAACCGAGCGGGC
This window encodes:
- a CDS encoding DUF6474 family protein; translation: MGFLTSRKSRSTKRAEARALKAKAKLEARLAARNDRRRMHMQARSESAARRDSRKTELATLKAQRQIAQDQLRAVREGKLLSPTRIRRTLTVVRLLAPVLLPVLYKGAIAVRGVLDQRRADRLGIPLAELGQYSGFGAELSARIAGAEQSLQAVLDRAPKDAETKKFTSAVRARLEELGTAVGASEHMPPTRRRAAHAAIARELDGIDADLLARLGVR